In Helicobacter mastomyrinus, a single genomic region encodes these proteins:
- the ppa gene encoding inorganic diphosphatase, with the protein MDLNKISAGENPNKVNAIIEIPYGSNIKYEVDKESGLVVVDRVMYGAMFYPANYGFVPNTLADDGDPADILVLNTYPLQAGSMIATRLIGVLVMEDESGMDEKLIAVPVSKIDPSFDKIQSLADLPQITLDRIKNFFETYKTLEPNKWVKVKEYKDVAAATAILEKAIKAYK; encoded by the coding sequence ATGGATTTAAATAAAATATCTGCGGGTGAAAACCCTAATAAAGTCAATGCGATTATTGAAATTCCTTATGGTTCAAATATTAAATATGAGGTTGATAAGGAAAGCGGCTTGGTTGTCGTAGATAGAGTGATGTATGGCGCGATGTTTTATCCTGCAAACTATGGCTTCGTGCCAAACACACTTGCTGATGATGGCGACCCAGCAGACATTCTCGTGCTCAATACTTATCCATTACAAGCGGGAAGCATGATTGCCACTCGACTCATTGGTGTGCTAGTAATGGAAGATGAAAGCGGAATGGATGAAAAGCTCATCGCCGTGCCTGTCTCTAAAATCGACCCCTCATTTGATAAGATTCAATCCCTAGCAGACCTGCCGCAAATTACATTGGATAGAATCAAAAATTTCTTTGAGACATACAAAACACTAGAACCAAACAAATGGGTAAAAGTCAAAGAATATAAAGACGTGGCCGCTGCTACTGCCATTTTAGAAAAAGCCATTAAAGCGTATAAATAA
- a CDS encoding DUF5644 domain-containing protein: MDKVNIEVFRFEAGVDYLPYYNKCTFSFTQEQTLIDTLILLQNELDNYGYDEKYLALRINGIAIFENLPIIELVQRFGREWQIEPLSIYYATKDLLLNKEALWKKYEGFFQWADFLNIDEKNELGKYLMLNLITPMSDEHYLGDGFFLYLKWLISRHPEKIREIMQWLIEPRKGILNFVSLADMVYPRATALDEEMWNFIRDVVLSYDSRQWQLLATLKPQRKG, translated from the coding sequence ATGGATAAAGTAAATATTGAGGTCTTTAGATTTGAAGCAGGAGTAGATTATCTACCATATTACAATAAATGCACTTTTTCCTTCACGCAGGAGCAAACACTTATTGATACGCTGATTTTGCTACAAAATGAACTTGACAATTATGGCTATGATGAAAAATATCTCGCATTACGTATTAATGGTATTGCTATTTTTGAGAATCTTCCTATTATCGAACTTGTGCAGCGATTTGGCAGAGAGTGGCAGATTGAACCTTTAAGTATATATTATGCTACTAAGGATTTATTGCTCAATAAAGAGGCATTATGGAAAAAGTATGAAGGCTTTTTTCAATGGGCTGATTTTTTAAATATAGACGAAAAAAATGAGTTGGGTAAGTATCTTATGCTAAATCTTATCACCCCGATGAGTGATGAACACTATCTGGGCGATGGATTTTTTCTCTATCTTAAATGGCTTATTTCTCGCCACCCTGAAAAGATTAGAGAAATTATGCAATGGCTTATTGAACCTAGGAAAGGTATTTTAAACTTTGTAAGTCTTGCAGATATGGTTTATCCCCGTGCTACTGCACTTGATGAGGAGATGTGGAATTTTATACGTGATGTTGTACTTAGCTATGATTCTAGGCAATGGCAGCTTCTAGCTACGCTAAAGCCACAACGTAAAGGATAA
- a CDS encoding TonB-dependent receptor plug domain-containing protein: MIRSPIFPNISLCTTYLLLGVSGLFGEEVSSTKLSPLVSVAHPISNANISIIDDAFIANTQAQNLREIFNKNAEIQVGGSTQIAQKLYIRGFEDRMYRVRLDGITQSGNLFHHQGNLVLDPFLIKDIEIEKGLAKAEDGAGALAGGINITTKNAFDILQNRDYGAHFILSGQSNKGVNASLAAYGKFSKNLGLLAAYSFDNIPYYRDGNGDKVLSSKTQTQNASFTLTFLPAKNHSINVHYHFNHITSVAPYAANVITSTTPELFNNTLNAHNAALRYDYSANDSFMLSWNNYFSHKSLKLSPTDVNHSDITTTHDPEGAMDLSLMNLGSDLGFKHYFGALGHLFKYGLNYQLIATKAYDLDAHSLAHGNLGHELGAIYGGYIGASFNLLDSLSFDLGSRYDYFTYRDKFNATHYTQGFSPYASLLYVPIDDLSFKLTANYNTRGAIPLDASLLTNSHAYIHSLRPEGMYNAEFDIDYDNSVFSAYIGVYYQYLKNFINSYTNAGEEHNHNSNADDHNHEDMYRQNMANGIQFVGYEANVGLDFDFIDAHIGIAQHFPTYKNHFITDTFELGALSGRSYYLSVGLRPFSALPQFQMLYLGRFVESMSYQGYNLYYDALESVNKKGYDVHNIYLTYDVKSYLSLRLAFLNITNKTYANPYSPLKELFARGSGTALYEPGFNVKAQIAFFF, encoded by the coding sequence ATGATACGTTCTCCTATATTTCCAAACATATCTCTTTGCACTACATATTTGCTTTTAGGAGTTAGCGGACTTTTTGGAGAGGAAGTTTCCAGTACGAAGCTCTCTCCTCTTGTCTCTGTGGCTCACCCTATAAGTAATGCCAACATAAGTATCATAGATGATGCTTTCATCGCTAATACTCAAGCACAAAATTTGCGTGAGATTTTCAACAAAAATGCCGAGATTCAAGTTGGAGGAAGCACACAAATCGCGCAAAAGCTCTACATACGCGGTTTTGAGGATAGAATGTATCGCGTCCGCCTTGATGGTATCACACAATCAGGGAATCTCTTCCACCATCAAGGCAATTTAGTGCTTGACCCATTTTTGATAAAAGATATTGAGATAGAAAAAGGACTTGCTAAGGCAGAGGATGGCGCAGGAGCATTAGCCGGTGGGATTAATATCACTACCAAAAATGCCTTTGACATACTGCAGAATCGCGATTATGGGGCGCATTTCATACTCAGCGGACAAAGCAATAAAGGCGTGAATGCTTCCCTTGCTGCCTATGGTAAATTCTCAAAGAATCTCGGGCTACTCGCTGCCTATAGCTTTGATAACATACCTTATTACCGCGATGGCAATGGTGATAAAGTCCTCTCCTCTAAAACACAAACACAGAACGCAAGTTTCACGCTTACCTTTCTCCCTGCAAAAAATCATAGCATAAACGTGCATTATCACTTTAATCACATCACTTCAGTCGCACCCTATGCCGCAAATGTCATCACTAGCACAACACCAGAGCTTTTTAATAATACTCTCAACGCCCACAATGCAGCATTGCGCTATGATTATAGTGCAAATGATAGCTTTATGTTATCGTGGAATAACTATTTCTCACACAAATCTCTTAAACTCTCCCCCACAGATGTAAATCATAGCGATATTACAACCACACACGACCCAGAAGGAGCTATGGACTTAAGTCTTATGAATCTTGGGAGTGATTTAGGTTTCAAACATTACTTTGGTGCTTTAGGGCATTTGTTTAAATATGGACTTAATTACCAACTCATCGCTACAAAGGCTTATGACCTTGACGCTCATAGCCTCGCACACGGGAATCTAGGACATGAATTAGGCGCGATATATGGAGGATACATAGGTGCGAGTTTCAATCTACTTGATAGCCTTAGCTTTGATCTAGGCTCACGATATGACTACTTTACATACCGCGATAAATTTAATGCCACGCATTATACGCAAGGATTTAGCCCCTATGCTTCCTTGCTTTATGTACCCATCGATGATTTAAGCTTCAAGCTTACTGCAAATTATAACACACGCGGGGCTATACCACTTGATGCCTCACTACTTACCAATTCTCACGCTTATATCCACTCCTTACGTCCGGAGGGTATGTATAATGCGGAATTTGACATAGATTATGACAATAGTGTTTTTAGTGCCTATATAGGTGTGTATTATCAATATTTAAAAAACTTTATCAATAGCTACACAAACGCAGGAGAGGAGCATAATCACAATAGTAACGCAGATGACCATAACCACGAGGATATGTATAGGCAAAATATGGCAAATGGCATACAATTTGTAGGATATGAGGCAAATGTAGGGCTAGACTTTGATTTCATAGATGCGCATATCGGTATCGCACAGCATTTCCCCACGTATAAAAATCATTTTATCACCGACACCTTTGAACTTGGCGCATTGAGCGGACGAAGCTATTATTTAAGCGTAGGTTTGCGTCCTTTTAGTGCCTTACCGCAATTTCAAATGCTCTATCTTGGACGTTTTGTAGAATCTATGAGCTATCAAGGCTATAATTTGTATTATGATGCCTTAGAATCTGTAAACAAAAAGGGCTATGATGTGCATAATATTTATCTCACTTATGATGTAAAGTCTTATCTTAGCCTGCGTCTAGCATTTTTAAATATCACAAACAAAACGTATGCAAATCCATATAGCCCACTTAAAGAGCTATTTGCACGAGGTAGTGGCACAGCACTTTATGAGCCGGGCTTTAATGTCAAGGCACAAATCGCATTTTTCTTTTAA
- a CDS encoding PhoH family protein, with translation MHGKHYLLDTSIILDDTQNIIYLWQDSQNMLFISEVVIEELDKKKDLQNETGFFAREFFRCINSDNINTLDSHNKSTHTQHTAQNLAQHNDFVQTLYFRFDHTNIPLTLIYRPQYSLTPQEHSYNDSKLIEIARDYHLVLLTNDISLKIRAQTQGIPAQSLFRDRVENPNDIDFWALFEWHKDKPLTLLKDEKNFRELTQWSLIQVNEMDNTDSALYKTGKKTFGLKVGEGFEELNLDEILKNYQPYIMPINLEQKMLYALLIHPQNNLTIATGSTGSGKTLIALQAGITLVKNNVVDGIIYMRNTITANDKEAELGYRKGDENQKLAYFMYPLYGAINFTIDKLQEQSLAKRIEYRGEVNGIHKQDATEYFLQKHKIEVVDIAHARGISIGNKFVIFDEVQNASNATIKLIGTRIGEGSKIVFLGDWAQIDHPYLSKFRNGALSLLSKALKDDFIAGIQLRQTIRSNVASWFGEHF, from the coding sequence TTGCACGGCAAACATTATCTACTTGACACTTCTATTATTCTTGATGATACACAAAATATCATTTATCTATGGCAGGATTCTCAAAATATGCTTTTTATCTCCGAAGTGGTGATTGAAGAGCTTGATAAGAAAAAGGATTTACAGAATGAAACGGGCTTTTTTGCGCGTGAGTTTTTCCGTTGCATTAATAGTGATAATATCAATACATTAGATTCGCACAATAAGAGCACACATACACAACACACAGCACAGAATCTGGCTCAGCATAATGACTTTGTCCAAACGCTTTATTTCCGCTTTGACCATACGAATATCCCGCTTACACTCATCTATCGCCCTCAATACAGCCTTACACCACAAGAGCATAGCTATAACGATTCTAAGCTCATAGAGATTGCTAGGGATTATCATTTAGTGCTTTTAACCAATGATATTTCGCTTAAAATCCGCGCACAAACGCAAGGAATTCCTGCGCAATCGCTTTTTCGCGATAGGGTAGAGAATCCTAATGATATTGATTTTTGGGCTTTGTTTGAATGGCATAAAGACAAGCCGCTCACACTTTTAAAAGATGAAAAAAACTTTAGAGAGCTTACACAATGGAGCTTGATACAAGTTAATGAAATGGATAATACCGATAGTGCACTCTATAAAACGGGTAAAAAGACCTTTGGACTAAAGGTAGGCGAGGGCTTTGAAGAACTAAATCTTGATGAGATTCTTAAAAATTATCAGCCCTACATTATGCCTATTAACTTAGAGCAAAAAATGCTCTATGCCCTGCTTATCCACCCGCAAAATAACCTTACCATCGCCACAGGCTCAACAGGCAGTGGGAAAACACTTATCGCGCTCCAAGCGGGGATTACTCTAGTCAAAAATAATGTGGTTGATGGTATTATTTATATGAGAAACACGATTACAGCTAATGACAAAGAAGCCGAGCTGGGCTATCGTAAGGGTGATGAAAATCAAAAGCTTGCCTATTTTATGTATCCACTTTATGGTGCGATAAATTTTACTATTGACAAACTCCAAGAGCAGAGCCTTGCTAAACGTATCGAGTATCGTGGTGAGGTCAATGGCATACACAAGCAGGATGCGACGGAATATTTCCTGCAAAAGCATAAAATAGAAGTGGTTGATATAGCTCACGCGCGAGGCATCAGCATAGGCAATAAGTTTGTGATTTTTGATGAAGTGCAAAATGCCTCAAATGCAACCATTAAGCTTATAGGCACACGTATAGGGGAGGGGAGTAAGATTGTGTTTTTAGGGGATTGGGCGCAGATAGACCACCCCTATTTAAGCAAGTTTCGCAATGGGGCTTTAAGCCTTTTAAGCAAGGCGCTAAAAGATGATTTCATTGCGGGGATTCAATTACGTCAAACCATACGTAGCAATGTGGCAAGTTGGTTTGGGGAACATTTTTAA
- a CDS encoding NlpC/P60 family protein: MRIIYWCLFGIFLFSGCAHLNTQKSLGYSVQVGSFSNIENAGKFVDTLNSKGLDAFLFKESDTYKVRFGNYQSYEIAQAKVQKHYKNGLIGAYFIISPQKYAINKKSSSKQKASDVREDIVKSAHQYMGVPYKWGGTTESGFDCSGLTRAVYLLNGISLPRASYEQYNEGDSVSKAKLQKGDLVFFITDKGKKINHVGIYIGNNEFIHAPSRGKVVSKARLDSSYWGKAYRGARSYL; this comes from the coding sequence GTGAGAATTATATATTGGTGTTTATTTGGAATCTTTCTGTTTTCGGGCTGCGCTCATCTCAATACGCAAAAGTCTCTTGGGTATAGTGTGCAAGTAGGGAGCTTTAGTAATATAGAAAATGCAGGGAAGTTTGTTGATACACTTAATAGCAAGGGGCTTGATGCGTTTTTGTTTAAAGAATCAGATACGTATAAAGTGCGTTTTGGGAATTATCAAAGCTATGAAATTGCACAGGCAAAAGTACAGAAACACTATAAAAATGGGCTTATTGGAGCATATTTCATCATCTCGCCACAGAAATATGCTATCAATAAAAAAAGCTCATCAAAGCAAAAAGCAAGTGATGTGAGGGAGGATATTGTCAAAAGCGCACATCAATATATGGGTGTGCCATACAAATGGGGTGGCACAACAGAATCTGGCTTTGACTGCAGTGGGCTAACCCGCGCGGTTTATCTCCTTAATGGTATTTCACTCCCTCGTGCGTCCTATGAGCAATATAATGAGGGGGATTCTGTGAGCAAAGCTAAGCTGCAGAAAGGGGATTTGGTATTTTTCATTACGGATAAGGGTAAGAAAATTAATCACGTAGGTATTTATATTGGCAATAATGAGTTTATCCACGCACCAAGTAGGGGTAAGGTAGTGAGCAAGGCACGGCTAGATTCTAGCTATTGGGGCAAGGCATACAGAGGGGCAAGAAGCTATCTGTAG
- a CDS encoding TerB family tellurite resistance protein translates to MEIVLLLIAGVVVYFLYNTLQEYLKNPLQPNQQHYTNRTDAAPIDFQNPYEEMAQADKVKSSEFGVLAAILGYLVWSDKKVCSLQEQLLDEMLTDMAIESKNPKLSKDELKTILMEQENPSISLEELCEEYVTLTKGEYKKRLKVVEFLFVLAYADGVLEESEKDCIIDIAALFEIANEDFNALFEQFEQAYIQEVSMNEKDAKNLFGITEIPSKEELETIYHRLIKDAKQNIFDNKNINKTFRDTSLTRIKEIDKAYQILLNQALNSTQDLN, encoded by the coding sequence ATGGAAATCGTACTCTTACTTATAGCTGGAGTAGTGGTATATTTTCTCTACAATACGTTGCAAGAATATCTTAAAAACCCTCTTCAGCCCAATCAGCAACACTATACAAATCGCACAGATGCTGCACCTATAGATTTTCAAAACCCTTATGAGGAGATGGCTCAAGCGGACAAAGTGAAGTCAAGTGAATTTGGTGTTTTAGCTGCAATCTTGGGATATTTAGTGTGGAGTGATAAAAAGGTATGCTCATTACAAGAGCAACTCCTTGATGAAATGCTCACAGATATGGCAATAGAATCTAAAAACCCTAAATTATCCAAAGATGAGTTGAAGACGATTCTTATGGAACAAGAAAATCCATCCATATCCCTTGAAGAGCTATGTGAAGAATATGTAACACTCACAAAAGGTGAGTATAAAAAACGTCTGAAGGTAGTGGAATTTTTATTTGTTCTGGCATATGCTGATGGTGTTTTGGAAGAGAGTGAGAAAGATTGTATTATTGATATTGCCGCGTTATTTGAGATTGCCAATGAAGATTTTAATGCACTTTTTGAGCAATTTGAACAGGCATATATACAAGAAGTCAGTATGAATGAAAAAGATGCAAAGAATCTTTTTGGCATTACAGAGATTCCTAGCAAAGAGGAACTTGAGACAATCTATCATCGCCTTATTAAAGACGCCAAGCAAAATATTTTTGATAATAAAAATATTAATAAAACATTCCGTGATACTTCGCTCACACGTATTAAAGAGATTGATAAGGCTTATCAAATACTTTTAAATCAAGCATTAAATAGCACTCAAGATTTAAATTAA
- the ppsA gene encoding pyruvate, water dikinase, with translation MKYIKFFKELNNKDVPIVGGKNASIGEMFQELVSEGIKVPNGFAITSDAYWYLLDSGGIREKIVELLDGVDVTEIDVLKTRSKKIRELIFGTPFPADLREEIFKAYEILSAEYGMKDADVAVRSSATAEDLPDASFAGQQDTYLSIKGKTELIHYVKSCLASLFTDRAVSYRASRGFDHFKVALSVGVQKMVRADKGSAGVMFSIDTETGFKDAVFITSSWGLGENVVGGTVNPDEFYVFKPTLKEGKRPIIKRQLGYKHQKMVYAPRGSEHPTKNIKTTQREMKSFSITDADILTLARYAIKIEEHYTKEAGEYRPMDMEWAKDGDSGEIYIVQARPETVQSQKNKKGDGQRLEKFKFVNPEIKKEIILTGKAIGGKIGSGKVRIINDIEHMDSFKEGEILVTDNTDPDWEPAMKKAAAVITNRGGRTCHAAIVAREIGVPAIVGAIGATDRLYSGMEVTVSCAEGEEGYIYDGIHEYEIESIELSNLGNPKIKIYMNVGNPEKAFSFSQIPSHGVGLARMELIVLNQIKAHPLALLDIQNGNAKGLKERAEIEKIMSGYENPKDFFTKKIAEGIGMICSAFYPNPVIVRTSDFKSNEYRGMLGGTGYEPHEENPMLGYRGASRYYSEQYRTAFEWECQALAMVRDEMGLTNMKVMIPFLRTPEEGKKVLEIMRRNGLEGGKNGLEIYVMCELPVNVILADEFLSMFDGFSIGSNDLTQLTLGVDRDGQLVSHVFDERNPAMFVMFKKAIEACKRLNKYCGICGQAPSDYPEVTEFLVKEGISSISLNPDSVIATWQKVVEVEKTLK, from the coding sequence ATGAAATATATCAAGTTTTTCAAGGAACTCAACAATAAAGATGTGCCTATTGTCGGTGGTAAAAATGCAAGTATTGGCGAGATGTTTCAAGAGCTTGTAAGTGAAGGGATTAAAGTCCCCAATGGATTTGCAATCACAAGCGATGCGTATTGGTATTTGCTTGATTCTGGCGGCATTAGAGAGAAAATCGTAGAGTTACTTGATGGCGTTGATGTAACCGAAATCGATGTGCTTAAAACCCGATCAAAAAAAATCCGCGAACTCATCTTTGGGACACCATTCCCCGCAGATTTGCGTGAAGAGATTTTTAAAGCCTATGAAATACTTAGTGCGGAATATGGTATGAAAGATGCCGATGTGGCTGTGCGGAGTTCCGCTACTGCAGAGGATTTACCCGATGCAAGTTTTGCCGGACAGCAAGATACATACTTAAGCATTAAGGGCAAAACGGAGTTAATCCATTATGTAAAATCCTGTCTTGCCTCACTCTTTACCGATAGAGCCGTGAGCTATCGTGCTTCAAGAGGATTTGACCACTTTAAGGTCGCACTTTCCGTGGGAGTACAGAAGATGGTGCGCGCAGATAAGGGTAGCGCGGGAGTGATGTTTAGTATCGATACAGAAACAGGTTTTAAAGACGCGGTATTTATTACTTCAAGCTGGGGACTTGGGGAAAATGTCGTAGGGGGGACGGTGAATCCAGATGAATTTTATGTATTTAAACCTACTCTCAAAGAGGGCAAACGTCCTATTATCAAGCGACAGCTAGGGTATAAACATCAAAAAATGGTATATGCCCCACGTGGAAGCGAACACCCTACAAAAAATATCAAAACCACGCAACGTGAGATGAAAAGTTTTTCTATCACTGATGCAGATATTCTTACTCTTGCGCGTTACGCGATAAAAATCGAGGAACACTACACTAAAGAAGCCGGAGAGTATCGCCCTATGGATATGGAATGGGCAAAAGATGGTGATAGCGGGGAGATTTACATCGTCCAAGCTCGTCCTGAAACCGTACAAAGCCAAAAAAACAAAAAAGGTGATGGGCAAAGGCTTGAAAAATTTAAATTTGTGAATCCTGAAATCAAAAAAGAAATAATCCTTACAGGCAAAGCTATCGGTGGAAAGATAGGTTCGGGCAAGGTGCGGATTATTAATGATATAGAGCATATGGATAGCTTTAAGGAAGGGGAGATTCTCGTAACGGATAATACTGACCCAGATTGGGAACCCGCGATGAAAAAAGCAGCAGCGGTAATTACTAATCGTGGCGGACGCACCTGCCACGCAGCAATTGTTGCTAGGGAAATCGGCGTCCCTGCTATTGTCGGGGCTATTGGTGCGACAGATAGACTTTATAGTGGTATGGAAGTAACCGTCTCTTGTGCCGAAGGCGAGGAAGGCTATATCTATGATGGAATCCACGAATATGAGATTGAAAGCATTGAATTAAGCAATCTAGGGAATCCTAAAATAAAAATCTATATGAATGTGGGAAATCCCGAAAAAGCCTTTAGTTTCTCACAGATTCCCAGTCACGGAGTGGGTTTAGCGCGTATGGAGCTTATCGTACTCAATCAAATCAAAGCTCACCCCCTTGCCTTGCTTGATATTCAAAATGGTAATGCAAAGGGACTAAAAGAACGCGCAGAGATTGAGAAGATTATGTCCGGTTATGAAAACCCTAAAGACTTTTTTACTAAAAAAATCGCTGAAGGTATTGGTATGATTTGCTCTGCTTTCTATCCTAATCCCGTGATTGTCCGCACGAGCGATTTTAAATCAAATGAATATCGCGGAATGCTAGGCGGCACAGGATATGAGCCACATGAGGAAAATCCTATGCTAGGCTATCGAGGTGCGAGCAGGTATTATTCCGAACAGTATCGCACGGCATTTGAGTGGGAATGTCAGGCTTTAGCAATGGTGCGCGATGAGATGGGGCTTACCAATATGAAAGTGATGATTCCATTCCTACGCACACCTGAGGAAGGTAAAAAGGTGCTTGAGATTATGCGCCGCAATGGCTTGGAGGGTGGTAAAAATGGTTTAGAAATTTATGTGATGTGTGAATTGCCTGTAAATGTGATTTTAGCCGATGAGTTTTTGAGTATGTTTGATGGATTCTCCATTGGCTCAAACGACTTGACACAGCTTACTTTGGGTGTAGATAGAGATGGACAGCTTGTAAGCCACGTCTTTGATGAACGTAATCCTGCTATGTTTGTAATGTTTAAGAAAGCCATTGAAGCTTGTAAGCGTCTTAATAAATATTGCGGTATATGCGGACAAGCCCCAAGCGATTATCCAGAAGTAACTGAATTTTTAGTGAAAGAGGGCATTAGCTCTATTTCTCTTAATCCCGATTCGGTAATCGCCACTTGGCAAAAAGTCGTAGAGGTAGAAAAAACGCTAAAATAA